In the Leifsonia sp. 466MF genome, one interval contains:
- a CDS encoding ArsR/SmtB family transcription factor has protein sequence MTIVAPAATVTHTAALARFGHALSDPTRVGILLALREAPAFPSDLAEALGVSRQVMSNQLACLRGCGLVEAIPEGRRTWYRLADGHIAPALQELLRVTLFVEPGCCAGEECHCA, from the coding sequence ATGACGATCGTCGCTCCTGCCGCCACCGTCACACACACGGCTGCACTGGCCCGTTTCGGCCATGCGCTCTCGGACCCGACGCGAGTCGGCATCCTTCTCGCGTTGCGTGAGGCCCCGGCGTTTCCCTCCGACCTCGCCGAGGCGCTCGGCGTCTCTCGGCAGGTCATGTCGAATCAACTCGCGTGTCTGCGCGGGTGCGGGTTGGTCGAGGCCATCCCGGAAGGGCGGCGCACCTGGTATCGGCTGGCTGACGGGCACATCGCGCCCGCCCTGCAGGAACTGCTTCGGGTGACGCTGTTCGTCGAGCCCGGATGCTGCGCCGGCGAGGAGTGTCACTGCGCATGA
- a CDS encoding cation transporter, whose amino-acid sequence MTATVSVDRATLLQRRIRWIVGATIGYNLLEAVVAIAAGSAASSSALIGFGLDSTIEVLSAAAVAWQFTRRDPERWEKPTLRVIAVAFFALAAYVTVSAIVTLVAHVEVHHSPVGIVLTALSVVVMPFLSFAERRAGRELGSATAVADSKQTLICTYLSVAVLLGLLLNSLFGWWWADPLASLVIAVFAVREGVEAWKGDACATSVGMLLDDDHEDEHHL is encoded by the coding sequence ATGACCGCAACCGTCTCCGTTGACCGCGCCACCCTCCTGCAGCGCCGGATCCGCTGGATCGTCGGCGCGACGATCGGCTACAACCTGCTCGAGGCCGTCGTCGCGATCGCCGCGGGCAGCGCCGCCTCGTCCTCCGCCCTGATCGGATTCGGACTGGACTCGACGATCGAAGTCCTCTCCGCCGCGGCGGTCGCCTGGCAGTTCACCCGCCGAGACCCGGAACGCTGGGAGAAGCCCACCCTGCGGGTGATAGCGGTCGCGTTCTTCGCCCTCGCCGCCTACGTCACGGTCAGTGCGATCGTGACCCTGGTCGCTCACGTCGAGGTCCATCATTCGCCGGTCGGAATCGTCCTCACCGCGCTGAGCGTGGTCGTCATGCCGTTCCTGTCGTTCGCGGAACGTCGCGCCGGTCGCGAGCTGGGATCCGCGACCGCCGTCGCCGACTCCAAGCAGACGCTGATCTGCACCTACCTGTCGGTCGCCGTCCTCCTCGGACTCCTGCTGAACAGCCTGTTCGGCTGGTGGTGGGCCGACCCGCTCGCCAGTCTCGTCATTGCGGTCTTCGCCGTTCGTGAGGGCGTCGAAGCCTGGAAAGGCGATGCCTGCGCGACGTCCGTCGGAATGCTGCTCGACGACGACCACGAGGACGAACACCACCTCTAG
- a CDS encoding ABC transporter permease yields the protein MPIVHELAPTLLGVAVLALVAVGVLAAYGVPHRWAPALAILRGAAQLAVISVVLAGVITDPLWVALALLVMFSVAAATATRRIGWSSEHAVMMATAMAVGVVVSFSVVFLTGAIEFSARYALAIGGIVIGNSMSIATLAGRRFTEAVGDHWDEVEGWLALGATPRQSTLELARNAVYSALIPSVDQTKTTGLVTLPGAFVGAIFGGVSPLEAGRFQVVVLAAIMAAGALTAVIVSAWLAPVRVRPAALR from the coding sequence GTGCCCATCGTCCACGAGCTGGCGCCCACGCTGCTGGGCGTCGCCGTGCTTGCGCTCGTCGCGGTCGGGGTGCTCGCCGCTTACGGCGTGCCGCACCGCTGGGCGCCGGCCCTCGCGATCCTCCGCGGCGCCGCGCAGCTCGCCGTCATCAGCGTGGTGCTCGCCGGCGTCATCACCGACCCGCTGTGGGTGGCGCTCGCCCTGCTCGTCATGTTCTCGGTTGCGGCCGCGACGGCGACGCGACGGATCGGATGGTCGTCGGAGCACGCCGTCATGATGGCGACGGCCATGGCGGTCGGCGTCGTCGTGTCGTTCTCGGTGGTGTTCCTCACGGGCGCCATCGAGTTCAGTGCGCGCTACGCGCTCGCGATCGGCGGCATCGTGATCGGCAACTCGATGAGCATCGCCACGCTGGCCGGACGTCGATTCACCGAGGCGGTCGGCGACCACTGGGACGAGGTGGAGGGATGGCTCGCGCTGGGCGCGACGCCCCGGCAGTCGACGCTGGAGCTTGCACGCAACGCCGTCTATTCGGCCCTGATCCCGTCCGTCGACCAGACGAAGACGACCGGACTCGTCACGCTTCCCGGCGCCTTCGTCGGAGCGATCTTCGGTGGGGTGTCGCCGCTCGAGGCCGGCCGGTTCCAGGTCGTCGTGCTCGCGGCGATCATGGCGGCGGGAGCTCTCACGGCGGTGATCGTCTCGGCGTGGCTCGCGCCGGTGCGCGTCCGCCCCGCCGCTCTTCGCTGA
- a CDS encoding LacI family DNA-binding transcriptional regulator, which produces MAATMQDVSVLAGVSVKTVSNVINDHPHVREQTRRKVLDAIDVLGYRPNFLARGLRSGRTNVISLMIPNLRNAYFAELADAVMMAASERGLAVLIEQYGLDRGQEIGALRHPHAQTVDGVLHSVLALDQSDVDLLAELGTPVVLLGDRNVDVPRDHVIIANTEGVRAATEHLLSSGRRRIVAFGAHPAAVVGSAALRLEGYRQALDAAGLPFDETLVVPVDPWHRRNGADAMRELLATGMRFDGVVAFNDAIALGALRALQEAGRRVPEDVAVIGFDDIEETEYSIPSLSTIDPDRERIARTAVDLLVRRIEHPDEPFVPERLPMPFRLVERESTAS; this is translated from the coding sequence ATGGCCGCGACGATGCAGGATGTGAGCGTGCTCGCCGGAGTGTCGGTGAAGACCGTCTCCAACGTGATCAACGACCACCCGCACGTCCGTGAGCAGACACGTCGCAAGGTCCTGGATGCGATCGACGTGCTCGGCTACCGCCCCAACTTCCTGGCGCGTGGGCTCCGGTCCGGGCGGACCAACGTGATCTCGCTGATGATCCCGAACCTGCGCAACGCGTACTTCGCCGAACTGGCGGACGCGGTGATGATGGCGGCGTCCGAGCGGGGGCTGGCCGTGCTGATCGAGCAGTACGGACTCGACCGCGGGCAGGAGATCGGGGCTCTGCGGCATCCACACGCCCAGACGGTCGACGGCGTGCTGCACAGCGTTCTCGCCCTCGACCAGAGCGACGTCGACCTGCTCGCGGAGCTGGGCACGCCAGTGGTGCTGCTGGGAGACCGCAACGTGGATGTGCCGCGCGACCACGTGATCATCGCCAACACCGAGGGAGTCCGGGCGGCGACGGAGCATCTGCTGTCCTCCGGCCGCCGGCGGATCGTCGCGTTCGGCGCGCATCCCGCCGCCGTCGTCGGCTCGGCCGCCCTGCGCCTCGAGGGGTACCGTCAGGCGCTCGACGCCGCGGGCCTCCCGTTCGATGAGACGCTCGTGGTGCCGGTCGATCCCTGGCACCGGCGCAACGGGGCCGACGCGATGCGCGAACTGCTCGCCACCGGGATGCGGTTCGACGGTGTCGTCGCGTTCAACGACGCCATCGCGCTCGGGGCGCTCCGCGCGCTGCAGGAGGCCGGACGACGGGTCCCGGAGGACGTGGCCGTCATCGGCTTCGACGACATCGAGGAGACGGAGTACTCCATCCCGAGCCTGTCGACGATCGACCCGGACCGGGAGCGGATCGCCCGCACGGCCGTCGACCTGCTGGTGCGGAGGATCGAGCACCCGGACGAGCCGTTCGTCCCGGAGCGACTGCCGATGCCGTTCCGCCTGGTCGAACGCGAGTCCACGGCGTCCTGA